The segment GCAGGCGATCGATTACTGCGGCTCGCAAGGAAAACGCCTGCCCTCGGACGAGGAGTGGGAGTGGGCCGCGCGCGGCGGCGAGGAGGGGCGCGTCTATCCGTGGGGCAACGAGGCTCCGAAGGATCAGCTCTGCTGGTCGGGCGGAAAAGAGGGCCTCTTGAAGGGCACGTGTCCGGTCGCGGCGCACCCCGCCGGCGCGAGCAAGGACGGGCTGCTCGGGCTCGCGGGCAACGTCTTCGAATGGACGACGAGCGTGCAGGATTCGAGGACGAAGGACCGCGTGGGCCGCGGCGCGAGCTGGCGGGACGGCATCCCGAACATGTTCCGCAACGAGCGGCCGGGGCGTTTCCAGGTGACCTACCGCTGCGGATTTCTCGGGATTCGTTGCGCGATGCCTCCGAGAGCGGCGGCAGGTCAATGAGGCAGGTCGCGCCGCTCCGCGATCACCAGCGGCCCTGCTGCACGCGGCCGATCATCTCGTAGGGATACCCCGGCTCGAACGCGCTCGCCTCGTCGAGCCGCTTCATCTCCTCGGCCGAGAGCGAGAGGTCGGCGCCGACGAGGCAAGCGTCGAGCTGCTCGAGGCTACGCGCGCCGAAGATCGCGCTCGTCACCGCGGGCTTGTGGAGCAGCCAGGCCAGCGAGACGGCGGCCTTCGTCGAATTGCGCTCCCTGGCGACGGCGGTGACGGCGTCGAGGATCCGCCAGTTGCGCGGGCTGTCGAAGCCGGCGAGCTGGTTTTTCCACTTGTCGAGCCGCGCGCCCTCGGGCGGGGGCTGGTTCTTCTGGTACTTGCCCGTGAGAAAGCCGCCCGCGAGCGGCGACCAGGGCAAGAGCCCGAGGCCGAACCTCTTGCAGAGCGGCACGTGCTCGCGCTCGAGCTCGCGCGAGACCAGGCTGTATTGCATCTGCAGCGAGACGAACGGGGAGAGGTGCGAGGTGCGGCTCGTCCAGAGGCTATCGGTGAGCCGGTACGCCGCGTAATTGCTGGCGCCGATGTAGAGGACCTTTCCCTGGCGCACGAGGTCGTCGAGCGCGCGCAAGGTCTCCTCCTCGGGCGTGTCGTTGTCCTGCATGTGGATCTGGTAGAGGTCGATTCGATCGGTGCGCAGGCGGCGCAGGCTGTCCTCCACGCAGCGCATGATGCGATATCGCGAGGCGCCCGTGCCGTTCGGGCCGTCGCCCATGCGGAAGCGGAATTTCGTGGCGAGGACCGTGCGCTCGCGGTGCTTGCCCTGCACGAGCCAGTTGCCGACGACGCGCTCGGAGAGGCCGTCCTGCCCGTAGACGTCGGCCGTATCGATGAAGTTCAAGCCGCGGTCGAGGGCGCGGTTCATGATGGCGTGGGCCGTGGGCTCGTCGCAGCCCACCTTGTGCATGAACGATTTCTCGTCGGCCTCGCCGAACGTCATGGCGCCGAGGCAGAGGGTGGAGACCTTGACGCCGCTGCTTCCGAGGGTGCGGTATTCCATGGGGTCGTCATAGCGCGCGGACCGCGGCTGTCGACCCCGCGCGTGCGCTCAGGGCATGACGCCCAGGTGGGCCGCCACCTCGACGACGGCGAGATACGCGGCCCCGACGGCATTCTCGAACGCGGGCACGCCGTCGGTGTCGTGGCAGGCGAAGCTGATCTTGCCGAGCGGCTGCCTCGACGAGAGGCGCGCCGCGCCAAAGACAAACCCTTTGTCAGCGGCGATCATGGCGTGGCCCCAGCGGTAGAGGTCGACGCCCGTGACGGTGTCGCGCACGCCGGGGATGACCTTCTCGAGGTCCGAGAGGATACGCTCCTCGTACTCCTCGAAGGGCTTCGTTTGCAGGTCGACGCGGGCCGTGGGCCCGAGCAGGGGGCAATAGCAGGAGAGCACGTTCGGCCGATCGAGCGGGGCATTGACCGGGTCGGCGTGGCTCGTCCAGTCGGCGACGATGAAGTCGGCGAAGAGGGTATCGGCGCCGTGGACCCAGTTGTCGAAGCCGAGGTTCGCCGGCGTCTTGTTCAC is part of the Polyangium spumosum genome and harbors:
- a CDS encoding aldo/keto reductase, translating into MEYRTLGSSGVKVSTLCLGAMTFGEADEKSFMHKVGCDEPTAHAIMNRALDRGLNFIDTADVYGQDGLSERVVGNWLVQGKHRERTVLATKFRFRMGDGPNGTGASRYRIMRCVEDSLRRLRTDRIDLYQIHMQDNDTPEEETLRALDDLVRQGKVLYIGASNYAAYRLTDSLWTSRTSHLSPFVSLQMQYSLVSRELEREHVPLCKRFGLGLLPWSPLAGGFLTGKYQKNQPPPEGARLDKWKNQLAGFDSPRNWRILDAVTAVARERNSTKAAVSLAWLLHKPAVTSAIFGARSLEQLDACLVGADLSLSAEEMKRLDEASAFEPGYPYEMIGRVQQGRW